The Ornithodoros turicata isolate Travis chromosome 9, ASM3712646v1, whole genome shotgun sequence genome includes a region encoding these proteins:
- the LOC135367957 gene encoding protein spaetzle 3-like, producing MVTWPGGGALIELLLVLLLLACTLDIQAEIVKGYPCFRRLNQLYCPTPGNNYPKERIDMFIDENKSLIRRMFGQYASPDEDGSLHRDHFETYDGKTIHTRTERSRSSFSGGSSNKVDACESAVEIVTPYWASNSAGKIRAIVNTQHLQQAIQQEVCQSVQTKKCNNDCSCEQKYKWHRLLAYDPDDDCKGIFMDWFLFPSCCVCRCTSNIK from the exons ATGGTGACGTGGCCAGGTGGGGGCGCGCTGATAGAG CTCTTGCTGGTGCTACTCCTCCTAGCATGTACGCTTGACATTCAAGCAGAAATCGTCAAGGGTTACCCGTGCTTCCGAAGACTCAACCAACTCTACTGTCCGACGCCAGGAAATAATTATCCAAA GGAGCGCATCGACATGTTCATAGACGAGAACAAGTCTCTGATTCGACGAATGTTCGGCCAATACGCCTCGCCCGACGAAGACGGAAGTCTGCACAGAGACCACTTCGAGACGTACGACGGAAAGACGATCCACACCAGGACAGAGAGGTCCAGGTCGTCCTTTAGCGGAGGCTCCTCCAACAA GGTGGACGCGTGCGAATCGGCCGTGGAAATCGTGACCCCATATTGGGCGTCCAACAGTGCTGGAAAGATACGTGCCATCGTCAACACTCAGCACCTGCAGCAAGCTATTCAGCAAGAAGTCTGTCA GTCCGTGCAGACGAAAAAGTGTAACAACGACTGCAGCTGCGAGCAGAAATACAAGTGGCACAGACTTCTCGCTTACGACCCGGACGACGACTGCAAGGGCATCTTCATGGACTGGTTTCTCTTTCCATCCTGCTGCGTGTGTAGATGCACCAGCAACATCAAGTGA
- the LOC135369480 gene encoding uncharacterized protein LOC135369480: MISIVLLSCIVAVVYYLTKIDERYENTEPSLEFPVATTHNGHRYTAPVKTSTPLKHKPRVLQHKRLQGKEEDSPVTLLDSDDDSFPSHTLKGGRHEQHATRTTKQHATRRTHRTSRRSSKPPITTTTTTTTALRNSTMNSTLETHEEGGNQTTEESSSDGASTRKKTSKSAEQPRILVCVANGIAKADRYPPPGLCNYVIYAPVGYKRGLLRHNGTGFNVFKEQARNSRTSRWGIGMVPSDVLAAGTGVMGDDAPKFREEVQRLIREFRVVGYGLLDVHITAIDYIDTMNDYLEFYKYFKATLQKMQVPQDASTFLLFGVRVLNMIYSHRDTFRDKIRQVVKYIDIFIYQTHVSKVTRNCLSVFPSNRYYPGADDQDSLDDAVRTLSPPIYDRDGFHVVISLTLSLLRFNMKGADLEQIRKPCSNMTSMPFTVPSQNFRY; encoded by the exons ATGATTTCAATAGTGCTTTTATCGTGCATTGTTGCCGTTGTGTACTACTTGACCAAGATAG ACGAACGATACGAAAACA CCGAACCATCTCTCG AATTTCCGGTAGCAACGACACACAACGGTCATC GTTATACTGCTCCAGTCAAGACATCGACACCACTGAAGCACAAGCCGAGGGTCCTCCAACACAAACGACTCCAGG GTAAAGAGGAAGACTCCCCTGTGACATTGCTGGACTCCGACGACGACTCCTTCCCGTCGCATACGTTGAAGGGTGGACGACACGAGCAGCACGCCACCAGAACCACCAAGCAGCACGCCACCAGAAGGACCCATCGTACGTCACGCAGGTCTTCAAAGCCACCtatcacaaccaccaccaccaccaccacggcgCTGCGAAACTCCACCATGAACTCGACGTTGGAAACGCATGAAGAAGGCGGGAACCAAACGACGGAAGAGTCAAGTTCGGACGGTGCTTCCACAAGAAAGAAGACCTCAAAGAGTG CTGAACAGCCACGGATATTAGTGTGTGTCGCCAATGGCATCGCTAAAGCGGACCGCTACCCACCGCCGGGGCTCTGCAATTACGTCATCTACGCTCCAGTAGGCTACAAGAGGGGTCTCCTACGGCACAACGGAACTG GCTTCAACGTTTTCAAGGAGCAAGCTCGAAATAGCAGGACTTCCAGGTGGGGGATCGGCATGGTACCATCAGACGTCCTCGCAGCAGGAACTGGTGTAATGGGCGACGACGCCCCGAAGTTTCGCGAGGAGGTACAACGCCTTATTCGGGAGTTCCGTGTTGTGGGATATGGCCTCTTGGACGTTCACATCACAGCCATCGATTACATTGACACCATGAATGACTACTTGGAGTTCTACAAG TATTTCAAGGCAACGCTACAGAAGATGCAGGTTCCTCAAGATGCATCCACTTTCCTCCTCTTTGGAGTGCGTGTTCTCAACATGATCTACTCACACAGGGACACCTTTCGAGACAAGATCCGACAAGTTGTCAA ATATATCGACATCTTCATCTACCAGACGCACGTATCCAAGGTGACGAGGAACTGTCTTAGCGTATTTCCTTCGAACAGATACTATCCTGGGGCTGATGACCAAGACTCTCTC GACGATGCGGTACGGACTCTGTCACCTCCTATCTACGACCGAGACGGATTTCACGTTGTCATCTCGCTCACGTTAAGCCTTCTTCGCTTCAACATGAAAGGAGCGGACCTGGAGCAGATCCGAAAGCCGTGCAGCAACATGACGTCTATGCCCTTTACAGTG CCAAGTCAGAACTTCCGATATTGA
- the LOC135367961 gene encoding calcium-activated chloride channel regulator 1-like has translation MYYSASIGVLCSVLIIVSLRAVKSEVTLEKNAYKDVVVTVAGDVQPTDVGEFFNRLEALLRSASKALFKATNGLWYFGEFRIVVPPGFQTPPSLLLRNATWELFTDADVVVNNGTGTDARQSGGCGRPGGYVVLPEDDVFSTDIEAAARSLIRRWVQVRYGVFEETATALSPQWCYKDGHVWKPTGCYSTNATIRRLDSAGDGVQCTEEDVSIENIFQNGVGPASSLLFTSTSREVELLCDSSGDHLHMPLAPTKHNLICDGQSAWDVIRTSEDYKMTQFVSHYTIPPL, from the exons ATGTATTACTCGGCGAGTATTGGAGTTTTGTGTTCAGTGCTGATCATCGTGTCACTTCGTGCGGTGAAGTCGGAAGTTACGTTGGAAAAGAACGCTTATAAAGACGTCGTCGTCACAGTGGCCGGCGATGTTCAACCAACGGACGTTGGAGAGTTCTTCAATCGCCTCGAG GCGCTTTTGAGAAGCGCATCGAAGGCACTCTTCAAGGCAACGAACGGGCTGTGGTACTTTGGAGAGTTCAGGATTGTGGTACCTCCGGGATTCCAAACACCGCCGAGCCTGTTGCTTCGAAACGCTACCTGGGAACTATTCACCGATGCCGACGTCGTCGTGAACAACGGTACGGGCACCGACGCTCGTCAAAGCGGAGGCTGCGGGAGACCCGGTGGATACGTTGTCCTTCCAGAGGACGACGTCTTCTCTACGGACATTG AGGCTGCGGCTCGAAGTCTAATTCGACGATGGGTGCAAGTTCGATACGGGGTCTTCGAGGAGACCGCCACGGCTCTAAGTCCCCAGTGGTGCTACAAGGACGGCCACGTGTGGAAGCCAACGGGATGTTACTCAACGAACGCAACTATAAG ACGTTTGGACTCAGCTGGTGATGGTGTGCAATGCACGGAAGAGGACGTCAGCATCGAGAATATCTTTCAGAACGGGGTTGGACCAGCGTCTTCTCTATTGTTCACCAGCACATCACGTGAG GTGGAGCTCTTGTGCGACAGCTCTGGCGACCATCTGCACATGCCATTGGCGCCAACGAAGCACAATCTGATCTGCGACGGTCAAAGCGCGTGGGACGTCATCCGGACGTCCGAGGACTACAAGATGACACAGTTCGTAAGCCACTATACTATCCCACCACTATGA
- the LOC135367962 gene encoding uncharacterized protein LOC135367962 produces MLGRLRTTPPTTFNYVMPKEHHYIYLIQKCDSRNGSYHKIMAAANEGFRRFIVFSAAEQRSWRLALLYGETTEVLREFEAGDVWHEYLKVLDSNVVHRCNASSSENVFQEVMKVIPKALPTTIVALLDSSMLNTEAIQKLKTQEYLRLSLVLFDAGDLPGTVLSNAPTNTKLFVVPSQLDQEAMAASIDLALHNIHHSTAVLYGDITKVTR; encoded by the exons ATGTTGGGCAGGCTGCGGACGACACCGCCCACGACTTTCAACTACGTCATGCCGAAGGAACACCATTACATCTACCTCATACAAAAGTGTGATTCAAGAAATGGCTCTTATCAT AAGATAATGGCGGCCGCAAACGAAGGGTTTCGACGGTTTATCGTCTTCAGCGCTGCAGAACAAAGATCGTGGAGGTTGGCCCTTTTGTATGGCGAGACCACTGAGGTACTGCGAGAATTTGAGGCAGGCGACGTGTGGCATGAGTACCTCAAAGTCTTGGACAGCAATGTAGTGCACCGCTGCAACGCCTCAAGCAGTGAAAATGTCTTCCAGGAAGTCATGAAG GTGATTCCAAAAGCACTGCCAACCACAATCGTAGCGTTGCTTGATAGCAGTATGCTGAACACGGAAGCCATCCAGAAGTTAAAGACCCAAGAGTACCTTCGCCTGTCACTTGTGCTTTTCGACGCGGGCGATCTACCGGGCACAGTTCTGAGCAACGCGCCTACCAACACCAAACTCTTCGTTGTTCCTTCTCAATTGGACCAGGAAGCCATGGCAGCGTCTATTGACCTTGCTTTGCACAACATTCATCACAGTACCGCTGTACTTTACGGAGATATTACGAAGGTAACACGTTAA
- the LOC135368878 gene encoding negative elongation factor B-like — protein sequence MAGLEEVGIPGKEFLREALTNCSDPLRAIEEFQEENGILLPSLRPMLPLLDLHGVCRLEFHTSVLEELKERLLQQIENLGKHEGREKERKLKEMLQKSFPVIRVPSLRPVVMCILKNMDHVDDKYLKQLVSDKVLYKECDVQVKRQIWQEHQSLFGDEVLPLLAQYVGEKEAALWDTKGGPETSFFNPSPKQRRQGQVLQQLLLMVGKNVVLYDMVLQFLRTLFLRTRNVHYCTLRVELLMALHDLEVQDIIAVDPCHKFTWCLDACIREKNVDTKRSRELQGFLDSIKRGQEQVLGDLSMTLCDPYAINFLAQSAMKIINHLINNEGLPRDNQVLVLVLRMMALGLQAWDMISGQQYKEPKLDTQLMTKFIPALMSLMVDDQVRALNARLPPDDRETAITTIEHSGPPPDAYQAYIQENAVASVLAIYYTFHISRQRDRIGVMRVLGTLAGAEGQRAYQDPFLHTLVGHLLPMAEEFSHEDFCTVVFDEFFLGCLSGPSGSSTGGGPVRHLLRLLWHVHPRLPPVRLQGLLKALQPLAQANEGMRPTMQALQEKARDLVPASSEPENSDSPLLSVPAPASM from the exons ATGGCCGGTCTCGAAGAAGTTGGAATTCCAGGGAAGGAGTTCCTTCGAGAAGCTCTGACGAACTGTTCCGATCCTCTCCGTGCTATTGAAGAATTTCAGGAAGAAAATGGCATTTTGTTGCCGTCGCTGCGTCCGATGTTACCGCTTTTGGACCTTCATGGAGTTTGTAGGCTGGAATTTCACACGTCTGTACTCGAGGAACTCAAAGAACGGTTGCTACAACAAATCGAAAACTTAGGCAAACATGAAGGTCGCGAAAAAGAACGGAAGCTGAAAGAAATGCTGCAAAAGAGTTTTCCTGTCATTCGG GTGCCGTCCTTGCGTCCAGTCGTCATGTGCATTCTGAAAAACATGGATCATGTCGACGACAAGTACTTGAAGCAACTCGTCAGTGACAAGGTGTTATACAAGGAATGTGATGTGCAG GTGAAACGTCAGATCTGGCAAGAACACCAGAGTCTCTTCGGAGACGAAGTCCTTCCCCTTCTTGCCCAGTACGTCGGCGAAAAAGAAGCTGCACTGTGGGACACGAAAGGTGGCCCCGAAACATCGTTTTTCAATCCGTCACCGAAACAGCGTCGCCAGGGACAGGTCCTTCAGCAACTTCTGCTCATGGTGGGCAAGAATGTCGTCCTCTACGACATGGTGCTCCAGTTCTTACGGACCCTCTTCCTGCGAACTCGAAATGTGCACTACTGTACCCTGCGTGTGGAACTTCTCATGGCCCTGCACGACCTGGAAGTGCAGGACATCATTGCAGTCGACCCGTGCCACAAGTTCACGTGGTGTCTCGATGCCTGCATCCGCGAGAAAAATGTTGACACGAAGAGGTCGAGGGAGCTGCAGGGCTTTCTCGACAGCATCAAGAGGGGACAGGAGCAGGTTTTAGG GGACCTTTCAATGACACTGTGTGACCCATACGCAATCAACTTCTTGGCTCAATCCGCAATGAAGATCATCAACCATCTCATCAACAACGAAGGTTTGCCCAGG GACAATCAAGTGCTGGTACTGGTGCTGAGGATGATGGCACTGGGCCTGCAAGCATGGGACATGATCAGCGGGCAGCAGTACAAGGAACCCAAACTA GACACGCAGCTGATGACAAAATTCATTCCAGCACTCATGTCTCTCATGGTAGATGACCAG GTACGTGCTCTCAATGCTAGACTCCCGCCTGATGATCGAGAGACTGCCATCACCACCATCGAACACTCTGGACCACCTCCGGATGCATATCAAGCCTACATCCAAGAGAATGCCGTGGCTAGCGTTCTGGCCATCTACTACACGTTTCACATAT CACGACAGAGGGACCGCATCGGCGTGATGCGCGTTCTGGGCACTCTGGCGGGAGCTGAAGGGCAGCGTGCCTACCAGGACCCGTTCCTTCACACCCTGGTGGGGCACCTTCTTCCCATGGCGGAGGAGTTCTCCCACGAGGACTTCTGCACCGTCGTCTTCGACGAGTTCTTTCTGGGATGTCTCAGCGGCCCCAGCGGCTCATCTACGGGGGGTGGCCCCGTGAGACACCTGCTACGTCTCTTGTGGCACGTCCATCCTAGGCTGCCCCCCGTTCGCCTCCAGGGATTGCTCAAGGCGCTGCAACCACTGGCACAG GCAAATGAGGGCATGAGGCCCACAATGCAAGCCCTGCAAGAGAAAGCTAGAGACCTCGTGCCTGCCTCCAGTGAGCCGGAAAATTCGGACTCTCCGTTACTGAGTGTGCCTGCTCCAGCATCCATGTGA
- the LOC135367963 gene encoding uncharacterized protein LOC135367963 gives MKTALVVCVVLAGVCVVFAGESTEGLCALDDTQKAKAVECITGKVSDKVKEKWEGIKASLGDTDLEAAKKLCELKQENKEAAGAAKLFTPEDEAEIKKAFNDCKPQ, from the exons ATGAAGACTGCTCTGGTTGTGTGTGTCGTTCTGGCAGGCGTCTGCGTGGTCTTCGCCGGAGAGAGTACAGAAGGACTGTGTG CGCTGGACGATACGCAGAAGGCGAAGGCAGTGGAGTGTATCACGGGAAAGGTTTCTGACAAG GTAAAAGAAAAGTGGGAAGGCATCAAGGCGTCGCTGGGCGACACTGATCTAGAAGCGGCAAAGAAGCTCTGTGAGCTGAAACAAGAG AACAAGGAGGCTGCGGGAGCTGCAAAATTGTTTACG CCTGAAGACGAGGCGGAAATCAAGAAGGCGTTCAACGACTGCAAACCACAGTAA